In Pelagibaculum spongiae, a single genomic region encodes these proteins:
- a CDS encoding DNA repair ATPase, which translates to MSETVLGQQPQTDLVDGADDRDDGLGLSVAASGAWDLLNKRLQQQATKLREHSEKLNQSRSDAFGQQEMNLLGRVRVRTEHNCIPRDMARVGDMLMLGFNVQLGLKKNTEVSDVFALYKLVQTEQGHEIELYQDHSFLDDSVFVDDFNELFSYYKEARLLQFHKLHDKVLAVFQIGARLSDIRVFRWLRSSDPENKQLKYIDNRGERDLPTPPAHDFEWTATTRESQELGRYPHINILDTIFVETINGQLTIKIENNTEDGQGIYREPVNDEHQSLDDAEIFYAKVGQLILLKIRPYREDDFRYLIYNCLTRDVQRFDEIGQSCVSLPEDHGIIFPGGYSLQGGDCRRFSDIPDGLVFERALRSPNGEDVLYFFHEQQQGISALFSYNLIEKSLQTPLFGHGYGLFEDGLMVIFRAENDQPSRVHPMQIWHTPFYADTHETGETVSGVMGRIGNAELVRGISELFGLCRSARRGSSGDTLADQKAVSTEHYHGLLNDARKLLDNFHWLGEAELVAAESTNLADQVRNLSAASEKLLDEYEKARAIREKAQKALSDASAKIDQLFSQLRSRPPKSPQELVDSLDQMRQLGGHLITLQEQRYIDLAALEQLQQQLEKQQAQQEKQTIAALSADDAFADWNQSITDLEQQITAAEKLLELEQVQKDLEKVNQQLQLVNEMMAGLEVADPEKRSKILEALSEVWGKLNQLRAIARKRGKSIGAEEAAGEFSARFRLLEQTVESALEQAETPADCDQQQAGVMAQLEELESRFADHDEFLSDLIVRREEMLGLFQTRRQSLVEARQRRADNLKKAAERIFQSIAQKSEKFDTADALNAWFSGDAMVHKLRGLIDQMRQLEAVVLADELSGKLNSARDQALRSLRDRSDLFEDGGRIIKLGDYKFNVNTRPMELTLIRQNDQLKFHLTGSDYYEKLAKHYSTLAESDHLYADQPLVSENAEVARAEYLVAEIIDAAEKQTHSLTLPGLEQALSEGELLSQVSKFASKRYQDSYAKGIHDHDACKILEQLLPLRANAGLLRFAPLPRALAQLWWMQQSRSDQQQWLIEAANASRMQLLFNARSAVESLQLKLQQSIEIQLNHLGGESQGYPLVLARDAAAWLIAEFAVDASGNQRLEFTTSELAQQLAEQLQQQLAAAKQQSAFKDLLKSLSINQQFIVASQWLGALIGAQDSIDDGSTANRYIAEAAVLLIDESKLNRRVWPMQSQVSVDGLLSEHSTIKNGQLSLAVDEFEQRLNHFRFQLVPGFKGYQKQRQKALSDRREALKLEEYQAKPMSGFVRNKLINQVYLPLVGANLAKQLGAAGGNSNSDRSGLLLLISPPGYGKTTLVEYIASRLGLVFIKVNGPALGHKTTSLDPALAPDSGAARELERLNLALAMGNNVMLVVDDIQHTHPEFLQKFISLCDGTRRIEGVINGEPRTFDMRGKRFCVVMAGNPYTESGEAFSIPDMLANRADIYNLGDLVGGSENAFSLSYVENALASNEVLRPLVNRDMADIYLLIDLARGEAISTDDLGHEYAAAELDEITGVLKKLLRVQQVLLAVNQQYIASAAQDDRYREEPPFRLQGSYRNMARLSEKVSAVMNDQELEQLIDDHYKGEAQTLTTGAEENVLKLKQLRGVLTEVESLRWGEICSEYKRLRTLGDQDDPTAQAVSQLSVIASQLQKMSNIDNGSAEISREISQLKQQLQHISEVDFATVLSQSFAHSRPNVEVINQPQPGIDKVLQALANTIETSLLPVVKAMDHKLKMDHDIWQRVKKIGDDLQQN; encoded by the coding sequence ACATTCAGAAAAGCTAAATCAGTCCAGAAGTGATGCCTTTGGCCAGCAAGAAATGAATTTGCTAGGCAGAGTGAGAGTGAGAACTGAACACAACTGTATTCCGCGGGATATGGCGCGTGTTGGCGATATGCTGATGTTGGGTTTTAATGTCCAACTAGGTTTAAAGAAAAACACTGAAGTTTCAGATGTTTTTGCATTGTATAAATTAGTGCAAACCGAGCAAGGGCATGAAATCGAGCTATATCAGGATCATAGTTTTCTTGATGATTCGGTTTTTGTTGATGATTTTAATGAATTATTTAGTTACTACAAAGAAGCCCGGTTACTGCAATTTCATAAATTGCATGACAAAGTTTTAGCTGTTTTTCAGATTGGTGCGCGGCTGAGTGATATTCGGGTATTTCGCTGGCTGAGAAGTTCTGACCCTGAGAACAAACAGTTAAAATATATTGATAACCGCGGTGAGCGCGATTTACCAACGCCACCGGCGCATGATTTTGAATGGACAGCGACCACTCGAGAAAGCCAGGAGTTAGGGCGCTACCCACATATTAATATTCTCGATACTATTTTTGTTGAAACCATTAATGGTCAGTTAACCATTAAAATCGAGAATAATACCGAAGATGGTCAAGGGATTTATCGAGAACCGGTAAATGATGAGCATCAATCGCTAGATGATGCTGAAATTTTCTATGCCAAAGTCGGCCAGTTAATTCTGCTGAAAATTCGCCCATACCGTGAAGATGATTTCCGCTATTTAATATATAACTGCCTAACGCGTGATGTTCAGCGGTTTGATGAAATCGGTCAATCGTGTGTTTCATTACCAGAAGACCACGGCATTATTTTCCCCGGCGGCTATAGCTTGCAGGGTGGTGATTGTCGGCGATTTAGCGATATTCCAGATGGATTAGTTTTTGAACGTGCCTTGCGCTCACCCAATGGTGAAGATGTTTTATATTTCTTCCATGAACAGCAGCAAGGTATTAGTGCGTTATTTTCCTATAACCTGATAGAAAAAAGCTTACAAACCCCTTTGTTTGGCCATGGTTATGGTTTATTTGAAGATGGTTTAATGGTTATTTTCCGCGCTGAAAATGACCAACCTAGCCGGGTGCATCCAATGCAGATTTGGCATACGCCATTTTATGCCGACACCCACGAAACCGGGGAGACGGTTTCAGGGGTGATGGGGCGAATTGGTAATGCTGAATTAGTGCGGGGTATTTCCGAATTATTTGGATTATGCCGCAGTGCCCGCAGAGGTAGTTCTGGCGATACCCTTGCCGACCAAAAAGCGGTATCTACCGAGCATTATCACGGACTATTAAATGATGCACGTAAACTGCTGGATAATTTCCACTGGTTAGGTGAAGCAGAATTGGTTGCTGCTGAAAGTACTAACCTGGCTGATCAGGTTCGTAATTTAAGTGCTGCTTCAGAAAAGCTGCTCGATGAGTATGAAAAAGCACGGGCCATTCGTGAAAAAGCGCAAAAAGCTTTATCTGATGCATCTGCAAAAATTGATCAGTTATTTAGTCAGCTGCGCTCCCGGCCGCCAAAGTCACCACAAGAGCTGGTCGATTCACTCGATCAAATGCGCCAGTTAGGTGGTCATTTAATTACTCTGCAAGAGCAGCGCTATATTGATCTTGCAGCGTTAGAGCAGCTGCAACAACAGCTCGAAAAGCAGCAAGCACAGCAGGAAAAGCAAACCATTGCTGCGCTTTCAGCAGATGACGCTTTTGCTGACTGGAACCAGTCGATTACCGATCTGGAGCAACAGATAACAGCGGCTGAAAAACTGCTTGAATTAGAACAGGTGCAAAAAGACCTGGAAAAGGTCAATCAGCAATTACAGCTGGTTAATGAAATGATGGCCGGTCTGGAAGTTGCGGACCCGGAAAAACGCAGCAAAATCCTTGAGGCCTTGTCTGAGGTCTGGGGCAAGTTAAATCAGTTGCGTGCAATCGCTCGCAAGCGCGGAAAGTCGATAGGCGCTGAAGAAGCCGCTGGAGAGTTTTCTGCCCGGTTCCGTTTATTGGAACAAACCGTTGAATCGGCGCTGGAGCAGGCAGAAACACCCGCTGACTGTGACCAGCAACAAGCTGGGGTAATGGCGCAGCTGGAAGAGCTGGAAAGTCGCTTTGCCGATCATGATGAATTTTTATCTGATTTAATTGTACGCCGTGAAGAAATGCTGGGTCTGTTTCAGACACGGCGTCAGTCTTTGGTGGAAGCTCGGCAGCGCAGGGCCGACAACCTGAAAAAAGCTGCAGAACGTATTTTCCAGTCAATTGCTCAAAAATCTGAAAAGTTTGATACAGCTGATGCATTAAACGCCTGGTTCTCTGGCGATGCCATGGTACATAAGCTGCGCGGCTTGATTGATCAAATGCGTCAGCTTGAAGCCGTCGTTCTGGCAGATGAATTATCTGGTAAATTAAATTCAGCTCGCGACCAGGCGCTTCGTTCGCTTAGAGATCGTTCTGATTTGTTCGAAGATGGTGGGCGAATTATCAAACTGGGTGATTACAAATTTAATGTAAATACCCGGCCGATGGAATTAACCCTGATTCGTCAAAATGATCAGCTTAAATTTCATTTAACTGGCAGTGATTATTACGAAAAGCTGGCAAAACACTATTCGACTCTGGCAGAAAGCGATCATTTATATGCTGACCAGCCATTAGTTTCAGAAAATGCTGAGGTTGCCAGAGCCGAATATTTGGTTGCAGAAATTATTGATGCGGCAGAAAAGCAAACCCACTCTTTGACTTTGCCTGGGCTGGAGCAAGCACTTTCTGAAGGTGAGTTATTGAGCCAGGTTAGCAAGTTCGCCTCCAAGCGCTACCAGGATAGCTATGCCAAAGGTATTCATGATCATGATGCCTGTAAAATTCTTGAACAATTATTGCCATTACGCGCCAATGCCGGTCTTTTAAGGTTTGCTCCTTTGCCCAGAGCACTGGCGCAATTGTGGTGGATGCAACAAAGCCGTTCTGATCAGCAGCAATGGCTCATTGAAGCTGCCAATGCCAGTCGAATGCAGCTGTTGTTCAATGCCAGATCGGCAGTTGAAAGCTTGCAGTTAAAACTGCAGCAATCAATTGAAATCCAGCTGAACCATTTGGGTGGAGAAAGTCAGGGCTATCCACTGGTGTTGGCAAGAGATGCCGCAGCCTGGTTAATTGCAGAGTTCGCGGTCGATGCGTCAGGTAATCAGCGGCTGGAGTTCACAACCAGTGAGCTGGCGCAGCAGCTGGCAGAGCAGTTACAACAACAGCTGGCAGCGGCCAAACAGCAGTCAGCATTTAAAGATCTGTTAAAAAGCCTTTCCATTAATCAGCAGTTTATTGTGGCCAGCCAATGGCTGGGTGCTTTAATTGGTGCGCAAGATTCGATTGATGATGGATCGACTGCCAATCGTTATATTGCCGAAGCAGCAGTATTGTTGATTGATGAAAGCAAATTAAACCGCCGGGTTTGGCCGATGCAGTCTCAGGTTTCGGTAGACGGTTTATTGTCTGAGCATTCCACGATTAAAAATGGCCAGTTGTCATTGGCAGTTGATGAATTTGAACAGCGGTTAAATCATTTCCGTTTCCAGCTGGTTCCAGGTTTCAAGGGTTATCAAAAGCAGCGACAGAAAGCTTTGTCTGACAGACGTGAAGCGCTGAAGCTGGAAGAATATCAAGCTAAACCCATGAGTGGTTTTGTTCGAAACAAATTAATCAACCAAGTTTATTTGCCGTTAGTAGGCGCTAACTTAGCCAAGCAATTAGGCGCAGCGGGCGGCAATAGTAATAGCGACCGGTCAGGTTTGTTGTTATTAATTTCACCGCCCGGTTACGGTAAAACTACTTTAGTGGAATATATCGCCAGCCGTTTAGGGTTAGTGTTTATCAAGGTCAATGGCCCAGCCTTGGGGCATAAAACCACTTCATTGGATCCTGCTTTAGCCCCTGATTCTGGTGCTGCTCGTGAGCTGGAAAGATTAAATCTGGCATTGGCAATGGGTAATAATGTGATGCTGGTGGTGGATGATATTCAGCATACGCACCCAGAGTTTTTGCAGAAATTTATTTCGCTTTGTGACGGTACCCGTAGGATTGAAGGTGTCATTAATGGTGAGCCACGTACTTTCGATATGCGCGGTAAACGCTTTTGCGTTGTAATGGCGGGCAATCCCTATACCGAATCCGGCGAAGCCTTCTCGATACCCGATATGCTTGCCAACCGGGCTGATATTTATAACCTGGGTGATTTGGTTGGTGGTTCTGAAAATGCCTTCTCACTCAGTTATGTTGAAAATGCGCTGGCCAGCAATGAAGTATTACGACCGCTAGTAAATCGGGATATGGCCGACATTTATCTGCTGATTGATTTGGCACGAGGCGAAGCGATATCGACCGATGATCTTGGCCATGAATATGCCGCCGCCGAGTTAGATGAAATTACCGGCGTATTGAAAAAACTCTTACGAGTGCAGCAAGTCTTGTTAGCGGTGAATCAGCAATATATTGCTTCTGCAGCGCAAGATGATCGTTACCGGGAAGAACCGCCGTTTCGTTTGCAAGGTAGTTATCGCAATATGGCGCGGTTGTCGGAAAAAGTCAGTGCGGTAATGAATGATCAAGAGCTAGAACAACTGATCGATGACCACTACAAAGGTGAAGCGCAAACACTCACCACAGGTGCCGAAGAAAACGTACTGAAATTAAAGCAGCTGCGGGGTGTGTTAACGGAAGTAGAAAGTTTGCGCTGGGGTGAAATTTGCTCTGAGTACAAGCGCCTCCGTACCTTGGGTGATCAGGATGATCCGACTGCACAGGCGGTTTCACAGCTATCGGTAATTGCCAGTCAGTTGCAGAAAATGTCGAATATTGATAATGGTTCAGCTGAAATCAGCAGAGAAATCTCACAGTTAAAACAGCAACTGCAGCACATTTCCGAGGTTGATTTTGCTACAGTGCTGTCTCAGTCATTCGCGCACTCCAGACCTAATGTTGAAGTGATTAACCAGCCACAACCGGGTATCGACAAAGTGCTACAAGCGCTGGCAAATACCATCGAAACTTCATTGCTACCGGTAGTAAAAGCAATGGATCACAAGTTGAAAATGGATCATGATATTTGGCAACGAGTGAAGAAGATTGGTGATGACTTGCAGCAGAACTAA